Within the Marixanthomonas sp. SCSIO 43207 genome, the region TTTCAGCTTCAGCAAAAGATAATTCTTCATTTTCAAGTCGCTTATTAATTGCTTCTACTTCAACTTTTAGCGCATCTTTTTCTTCTTTTACAACTTGTTCTTGTGCAGCTTTTAACATAGCAATGTTTTCAGCTTGATTTTCTTCTTGGGCATTTGCCGTAAAGACAGTAAGCACCCATACCGTAACAACGGTACAATACGTAATTATTTTCATGATTTTTGTGATTTAGTGTTGGTAGGCAGCTCTCCCTAGTAAGAGAGAGGTACCTCACAACTTGATTGATGAATTGATTTGTATAAAATTTATTCGTTTCGCTCTGCAACTGCAGTTCTTACCTTATTAAACCCTTCGCCTAGGGCGTCAAAAACCTTGTCTCTAAAGCTTTTTTCCAGTTCCATTTCTACATCAAAAAGCAAAGCTGCAGCATCTACTTTTTTAGTTTCTGTATGTAAAAATTGTTTGGTTTTAATTTCTCGTTCGGCTTGTGCCAATAATGCATCAATTTCGGCAGGCGTTACTTCTTTATTTTTATGTTGAATCTCTTTCACTTGAGCTACCACTTCGTTAACTTTATTAGTAACAAAACGGTTTTCTTCAGTTTTGGTTGGCTGCCGGTCTGTTTTGCCCTCTTTGGTATTCACAGACTCATAGGCTACTGTTTGATTTTGGTTTTTTTCTGAAAGAGTTTCTATTTGTTTATCAATTTTTGGTTGTGGTTTTACAGACTTGGTTTGTAATGGTTTATTTTTTTGAGTTGATACAGGAGCTGTAGTAGCTTCTGAAGCTATTTTTTCTGAATGTATTTCTTGAGAAGCCTTAACGGGTTCTGTACTTAAGTCTATAGTTTCTTTATTTGTAGGTGCGGTCACAAGGTTTTCACCATCTGAAACTGCCTGAGAATTGCTAAAAATTAAAGAACCTACTACAATAATGCTCACCAAGCTTGCGGCAACAGCATACCAAACGATTCTATTTTTTGACTTTTTTGTATTTCCTAGTTGAGCATTGAGTTGTTCCCAAGCCTCACTAGATGGTTGCATCTCTCTTTCTTGTAACTTCTCGCGAATGGTTTCTTCAAATTTATTGGGTTCCATAATTCACGTTGTTTTGGTGAGTAATCATTTTTTGAAGCATTTTACGAGCCTTTGATAATTGAGATTTTGAGGTTCCTTCACTTATTTTAAGTAATTCGGCTATTTCACTGTGCTTATACCCTTCTACAGCGTAAAGAACAAAAACGGTTTTGTATCCTTCGGGCAACTCATCGATCATCTTTTGAATTTCTTCAACCGCAAAATCTGTTTTAATGTGTGAGGCGTATTCAAGCGAGTTTTCAAGTTGAGATTCATCATTAAACAGTAGCTTTTTTTGTCTTCTTAATTCGCTAATAGATTCGTTTACCATTATTCTTCTTATCCAACCTTCAAAACTACCTTGATCACTAAAGGAGTCTAATTTTGTAAATACTTTATAAAATCCTTTGAGCATTGTGGCTTCTGCCAGATCATCACTTTTAATATACTGCCTACAAACACTTAACATTTTTGGGGCAAACATTTGATAAAGCCCATGCTGAGCTTTTCGGTTGCCTTTTTTTGCTTTTGTAATTAAAGCAGCATAATTTTTATGTAATGAAATCAATTTCACAATATGCTTCGCTTGTGCTTCTATTATATAGACGCAAGAATAAAAGAAAGGGTTGCCTGATAGCTTAAAAAAATTATTTTTTTCTATCTATCACATAATTTACCATCAACTCCAACGATTCTTTATAAGGTGAGTTTGGGTAAGATTGAAGTATCGCTAATGCTTGTTGTTGATAATCTTTCATCCTCGAAATAGCGTAGTCAAGTCCGCCGCTATCTTTTACAAAAGCAATAACCTCCTTAACTCGCTTTTTATCTTTGTTATGGTTTTTAACCGAATTAATAAGCCAGCGTTTATTTTTTTCGGAAGTGTTGTTTAAGGAATAAATTAACGGAAGTGTCATTTTTTGTTCCTTGATATCAATCCCTGTTGGTTTCCCTATTTTTTCATCTCCATAGTCAAAAAGATCATCTTTAATTTGAAAAGCGATTCCAATTAATTCACCAAATTGACGCATAGCCTCTACTTCTTCTTTAGGAGCATTAACAGATTGTGCCCCCATTGCACAACAAGCAGCAATTAACGTGGCAGTTTTTTGCCGAATGATATCAAAGTATATATCTTCAGTTATATCAAGTCTTCTGGCTTTTTCTATTTGAAGCAACTCGCCTTCACTCATTTCACGAACCGCTACTGAAATGATCTTCAGCAAATCAAAATCATCGTTATCTATGGAAAGTAATAGTCCTTTAGACAACAAATAATCCCCAACCAGTACTGCAATTTTATTTTTCCAAAGGGCATTGATGGAGAAAAAACCGCGTCTTCTATTACTATCATCTACTACATCATCATGAACTAGCGTTGCAGTATGAATAAGTTCAATAACCGAAGCACCTCGATAGGTACGTTCTTGAACAGCACCGTTTCCTGTCATTTTTGCAATAAGAAAAACAAACATAGGGCGCATTTGTTTTCCTTTACGGTTTACAACATAATGTGTAATTCTATTTAATAACGCCACTTTTGACGACATGGCCCCGGAGAACTTTTTTTCAAAAAGTTCCATTTCGGTCTCGATAGGGAGTTTTATTTGAGAAACTATTTTCATTTAACCCCCAAAAATAGTAGAAACACTACTAAAAGTTCTAATTATTTAAAATTATTTCATATATTAGCGGAAACTAAAAAACAAATATTATTATGAAGAAAATTACATTTTTAGCTGCATTTTTTGCAGTATTTGCGGTAAACGCACAATTAATTTCTGAAGGTTTTGATGATATCACAACCTTAACAGACTATGATGTAGTAAACGTAAGTGATTCACCAAACACTGATATTTTCCAGGGAAATACAGATGTTTTTGTATCATTTGATGGTGCTGATGACTCTTATTTAGGAATGAACTTTAACGCAACAGCTGGATCTTTAATTGATCTTTACTTAATTCTTCCTGCTCTTGATCTTGAAAACGGTGATGTAATCACTTTTTACACAAGAACTGGTGATGATAGTTCATTCCCAGACAGATTAGAAGTTCGTCTTGATCCTGATGGATCTGGTACTGCTCCAACTGCTGGTGATGTAGGTTCTTATACTGAATTATTAGGATCTATCAACCCAGATCTTAATGTAGGTGGATACCCAGAATCTTGGGAGCCAGTACAAGAGTTTACTGTATCAGGTCTTACTGGTGAAACCAACACAAGAATCGCATTACGTTACTTTGTAACAGATGCTGGACCTACTGGTGCAAACTCTAACTACATTGGTATTGACAGATTAGAAGTTTCTGAATCATTAAGCGTAGAAGATCAAGCTTTTGACGGATTTAACTACTTTGTAAACAACAATGTATTATCTCTTAGAGCTAATTCTCCAATGCAATCTGTAAACATTCACAATGTATTAGGACAGCAAGTAGTTTCTCAAAAATTAGGTAACACTAACGAAACTGTAAACTTATCTGGACTTAACTCTGGAGTTTACCTAGCTACTATTAACATTGATGGTGCTAAGAAGACTGTAAAGTTTGCTATCAAGTAAGTTTAATACAATCTTAAACCTAAAGAGCGGTTGTTATAAAACAACCGCTCTTTTTTTATGCTCCTAACTGAAAAGGTAGCTCTTAACTTTTATTTGCTAATTGCCCACAAGCTGCATCAATATCCTTTCCACGGCTTCTGCGTACTGTAACAGGTATTTTATTTCTTTCAAGTTTTTGAATGTATAAATCTATTGCAGAATCGTTTGCTTGTTGAAACGCTCCATCATCAATTGGATTGTATTCTATCAGGTTTATTTTACAAGGAACTGACTTACAATACTCAACAAGAGCATCTACATCTTTTTCCGAATCATTGATACCTTTCCATACAATATACTCATAAGTAATACGCCGCTTTGTTTTTGCATACCAATACTCTAGTGATTCTCTTAAATCGGGTAACGTAAAACTTTTTGCAAATGGCATTATTTGCTCACGTGTTTCTTGAATGGCAGAGTGTAACGAAACAGCTAGATTAAACTTAACCTCATCATCAGCCAGTTTTTTTATCATTTTTGGAACTCCAGAAGTAGACAACGTAATTCTTTTAGGCGACATTCCTAAGCCCTCTTCTGATGTTATCATCTTTATAGATTCAAGGACATTTTTATAATTCATAAGCGGCTCGCCCATTCCCATATACACAATATTTGATAAGGGTTTATCATGATAAAGCAAACTCTCTTTATGAATAGCGACTACTTGATCAAAAATCTCATCAGGATTTAAATTACGCATACGCTTTAATCGAGATGTTGCGCAAAATTTGCAGTCCAAACTGCAACCCACTTGAGAAGAAACACAAGCTGTAGTTCTAGATTTTGTAGGAATTAAAACAGACTCTACAACAAAACCATCGTGAAGTTTTACAGCATTTTTAATTGTACCATCACCACTCTTTTGAAGGCTATCAACCTCAATATGATTAATCACAAAGTTTTCTTCAAGGTGCGCACGTGTTTCCTTTGAAATATTGGTCATATCTTCAAAGTTATGAATACCTTTATTCCATAGCCATTCATAAACTTGATTGCCCCTAAAAGCTTTATCACCAATACTCACAAAAAAATCACGCAATTCTTGCTTTGATAAGGATCTAATATCTTTTTTTTCTGAAACCATAAGTTGCAAAATTACTATTTAGATATTAGTTTACAGAAAGATTATGAAGTATTTATGAGTACCAAAAGAGTTGAATAACTATCGAGTAACAATAATTTTTTTGGTAATATGTGAATCACTATCTGCATCGGTCAACTTTAAAAAGTAAACACCTTCTGCCAATTGAGCTACAGAAATTGTATTCATAGTATTTGAAACAGTTCCTCTATTAAGCTGTTGACCTGCAACATTGTAAATACTGTATAAAAGATTTGGATATCTACTGTTCATTACGGTTATAATATCTGAAGCAGGATTTGGGTAAATCTTCAGCTCACCCGTTATTTCAAACTCTGTAACATTTAATATATTCTGAATAGTCTCAAGTTGTGTTTGTCCCGTATTTAAAGGGTCAAGCCACTCCTTTAAGCGTTTATCTTCTGAAGATCCAGCATCCCAAGAAACGGCCAATCTTCCGTAAATATCATAATCATTATTA harbors:
- a CDS encoding RNA polymerase sigma factor — translated: MKLISLHKNYAALITKAKKGNRKAQHGLYQMFAPKMLSVCRQYIKSDDLAEATMLKGFYKVFTKLDSFSDQGSFEGWIRRIMVNESISELRRQKKLLFNDESQLENSLEYASHIKTDFAVEEIQKMIDELPEGYKTVFVLYAVEGYKHSEIAELLKISEGTSKSQLSKARKMLQKMITHQNNVNYGTQ
- a CDS encoding polyprenyl synthetase family protein, with protein sequence MKIVSQIKLPIETEMELFEKKFSGAMSSKVALLNRITHYVVNRKGKQMRPMFVFLIAKMTGNGAVQERTYRGASVIELIHTATLVHDDVVDDSNRRRGFFSINALWKNKIAVLVGDYLLSKGLLLSIDNDDFDLLKIISVAVREMSEGELLQIEKARRLDITEDIYFDIIRQKTATLIAACCAMGAQSVNAPKEEVEAMRQFGELIGIAFQIKDDLFDYGDEKIGKPTGIDIKEQKMTLPLIYSLNNTSEKNKRWLINSVKNHNKDKKRVKEVIAFVKDSGGLDYAISRMKDYQQQALAILQSYPNSPYKESLELMVNYVIDRKK
- a CDS encoding T9SS-dependent choice-of-anchor J family protein → MKKITFLAAFFAVFAVNAQLISEGFDDITTLTDYDVVNVSDSPNTDIFQGNTDVFVSFDGADDSYLGMNFNATAGSLIDLYLILPALDLENGDVITFYTRTGDDSSFPDRLEVRLDPDGSGTAPTAGDVGSYTELLGSINPDLNVGGYPESWEPVQEFTVSGLTGETNTRIALRYFVTDAGPTGANSNYIGIDRLEVSESLSVEDQAFDGFNYFVNNNVLSLRANSPMQSVNIHNVLGQQVVSQKLGNTNETVNLSGLNSGVYLATINIDGAKKTVKFAIK
- the rlmN gene encoding 23S rRNA (adenine(2503)-C(2))-methyltransferase RlmN — encoded protein: MVSEKKDIRSLSKQELRDFFVSIGDKAFRGNQVYEWLWNKGIHNFEDMTNISKETRAHLEENFVINHIEVDSLQKSGDGTIKNAVKLHDGFVVESVLIPTKSRTTACVSSQVGCSLDCKFCATSRLKRMRNLNPDEIFDQVVAIHKESLLYHDKPLSNIVYMGMGEPLMNYKNVLESIKMITSEEGLGMSPKRITLSTSGVPKMIKKLADDEVKFNLAVSLHSAIQETREQIMPFAKSFTLPDLRESLEYWYAKTKRRITYEYIVWKGINDSEKDVDALVEYCKSVPCKINLIEYNPIDDGAFQQANDSAIDLYIQKLERNKIPVTVRRSRGKDIDAACGQLANKS